The following proteins are encoded in a genomic region of Methanoculleus bourgensis MS2:
- a CDS encoding tripartite tricarboxylate transporter permease has translation MLFSICCGAVIGIGCGVISGLVPGIHANTMAGVLLSLQALLLAWFDPVVIASAMFAALVTHTFIDCVPGTFLGIPDADTSLAVLPAHSLCLEGRGEEAVRISALGSAAGVALSLPLALAFVLVLPALQPGIDWGIGLIILAVAGYLIVVSESPEWALAVFGVSGALGLFSLRYSFLAWQVGGESGVLMPLLSGLFGIAVLLRASHGVMPAQHFAGIDLLPGAVRRGSVLGSIAGALVGWLPGLSNATANALLTSVIGYDTNPREYILATSAANTVNAFLGLAALYAISRTRNGVMVALAAAEEVPPATAILLAGALAAVGAYLLTILLSSMAGWFGGVNVTALNRGVIVFVVLLSLFLCGPFGGLVLLLATAVGYVPSLVNIRRVYCMGAIMVPVMFYSFGFA, from the coding sequence GTGCTCTTCAGTATCTGCTGCGGCGCCGTCATCGGTATCGGATGCGGCGTCATAAGCGGTCTTGTTCCCGGCATCCACGCCAACACCATGGCAGGCGTCCTCCTCTCGCTCCAGGCGCTCCTGCTTGCCTGGTTCGACCCGGTGGTGATCGCGTCGGCCATGTTCGCCGCGCTTGTTACGCACACGTTCATCGATTGCGTCCCCGGGACCTTCCTCGGTATCCCTGACGCCGACACCTCGCTTGCGGTCCTCCCGGCCCACTCCCTCTGCCTCGAAGGCCGGGGGGAGGAGGCTGTCCGGATATCGGCGCTCGGGAGCGCTGCCGGTGTCGCTCTCTCCCTGCCGCTCGCGCTCGCCTTTGTCCTCGTGCTCCCTGCGCTCCAGCCCGGGATCGACTGGGGTATCGGGCTCATCATCCTCGCGGTGGCCGGCTACCTCATCGTCGTCTCCGAGTCGCCTGAGTGGGCGCTCGCGGTCTTTGGGGTCTCGGGGGCGCTCGGGCTCTTCTCCCTCCGCTACTCGTTCCTCGCCTGGCAGGTGGGGGGCGAGTCAGGGGTGCTGATGCCGCTCCTCTCCGGGCTCTTCGGGATCGCGGTTCTCCTCCGGGCGTCGCACGGGGTTATGCCCGCCCAGCACTTCGCGGGGATCGACCTCCTGCCCGGTGCGGTCAGGCGGGGATCCGTCCTCGGCTCCATCGCGGGGGCTCTCGTCGGCTGGCTCCCGGGCCTCTCAAACGCCACGGCAAACGCCCTCCTGACATCGGTCATCGGCTACGACACAAACCCCCGGGAGTACATCCTCGCGACCAGCGCCGCAAACACCGTCAACGCCTTCCTCGGGCTTGCGGCGCTCTACGCCATATCCAGGACCAGGAACGGGGTGATGGTGGCGCTCGCGGCGGCCGAGGAGGTCCCGCCCGCAACCGCCATCCTGCTTGCCGGGGCGCTGGCCGCGGTCGGGGCCTACCTCCTGACCATCCTCCTCTCGTCGATGGCAGGGTGGTTCGGCGGCGTGAATGTCACGGCGCTCAACCGGGGGGTCATTGTCTTCGTGGTCCTGCTCTCCCTCTTCCTCTGCGGGCCGTTCGGGGGACTGGTCCTCCTCCTCGCGACAGCGGTCGGCTACGTCCCGTCGCTGGTCAACATCCGCCGGGTCTACTGCATGGGCGCGATCATGGTCCCGGTGATGTTCTACTCATTCGGGTTTGCCTGA
- a CDS encoding uroporphyrinogen-III synthase, with translation MKIAITRLENKAAGDRALCASYGHDCYTVSPLRADIRMERVALFVDAVHRNEFDCLFFTSALPAGIIAPRLTRWPRVIAIGPKTAEILRESGIEAEVLPAFYSRDFVPYLGDWLRGRTVGIPRADVPNPGLLDGITAAGGKFHEERIYALVPTDEELALDDADAVLFTSAMSYRKARWQPRDDLLLVAIGDVTADAMQAGGHPPAVVGDGSLAGTLDALNRYREGA, from the coding sequence ATGAAGATCGCCATCACCCGCCTCGAGAACAAGGCCGCGGGAGACCGTGCCCTCTGCGCCTCCTACGGCCATGACTGCTACACGGTCTCGCCGCTCCGGGCTGATATCCGGATGGAGAGGGTCGCTCTGTTCGTCGACGCCGTCCATCGCAACGAGTTCGACTGCCTCTTCTTCACAAGCGCCCTCCCTGCCGGGATCATCGCACCGAGACTCACCCGGTGGCCCCGGGTGATCGCCATCGGGCCGAAGACCGCCGAGATCCTCCGGGAGTCGGGGATCGAGGCCGAGGTCCTCCCCGCGTTCTACTCCCGGGACTTTGTCCCCTACCTCGGGGACTGGCTCCGGGGGCGGACGGTCGGGATCCCGCGGGCCGATGTCCCGAACCCGGGGCTCCTCGACGGGATCACCGCAGCGGGGGGCAAGTTCCACGAGGAGAGGATCTACGCCCTCGTCCCGACGGATGAGGAACTCGCCCTCGACGACGCCGACGCCGTCCTCTTCACAAGCGCCATGTCCTACCGGAAGGCCAGGTGGCAGCCCCGCGACGACCTCCTCCTTGTCGCGATCGGGGATGTCACCGCCGACGCGATGCAGGCCGGCGGACACCCCCCGGCGGTCGTCGGGGACGGCTCGCTTGCAGGAACCCTTGATGCGCTGAACCGCTACCGGGAAGGAGCATGA
- a CDS encoding type II toxin-antitoxin system antitoxin SocA domain-containing protein has translation MKKLKKIHAMLYAIEQDPAIVKTILMKYIFFIDLIHHNQRGGLLFDSTYIRMPNGPVDGEALTLASETNRYFSVRQERKNYTSRSKTYTPHSFRAKVPCDLSLFSPYEQGLMAMVLASLKGRQARTVSNLTHELRLWKEFSDGDTIPLDYFNLTDNEIALLERNGLHVDGFQRTFCRTMMGIAQENADAIHPLNAARVAAVEQVLDDLIRRYPLPALEMFYDAYLAWDDAFRSALRIDPGRAPRLTATCCDAVCYISSAAYAGEGQSAGVRAYCEEIEDEFNAVAVDLARE, from the coding sequence GTGAAAAAACTCAAGAAAATCCATGCGATGCTCTACGCAATAGAGCAGGACCCCGCTATCGTCAAGACTATCCTGATGAAGTATATCTTCTTCATCGACCTCATCCACCATAACCAACGGGGCGGCCTGCTCTTCGACAGCACCTACATCAGGATGCCGAACGGGCCGGTGGACGGGGAGGCGCTGACCCTCGCGAGTGAGACAAACCGATACTTTAGCGTGAGACAGGAGAGAAAAAATTACACCTCACGCTCAAAGACCTATACGCCGCACTCCTTCCGGGCAAAGGTCCCCTGCGATCTCTCGTTGTTCTCGCCCTACGAGCAGGGGCTGATGGCAATGGTGCTGGCATCCTTGAAAGGACGCCAGGCGCGGACTGTCAGCAACCTTACCCATGAACTGCGACTCTGGAAAGAGTTCTCAGATGGTGATACGATCCCGCTCGACTACTTCAACCTCACCGACAACGAGATCGCGCTGCTGGAGAGAAACGGCCTCCATGTAGATGGGTTCCAGCGGACATTCTGCAGGACGATGATGGGGATCGCGCAGGAGAATGCCGACGCCATTCACCCCCTGAATGCCGCACGGGTGGCAGCGGTCGAACAGGTGCTCGATGACCTGATCCGAAGATACCCTCTTCCCGCCCTCGAGATGTTCTATGATGCATACCTCGCATGGGACGATGCGTTCAGGTCTGCCCTCAGAATCGACCCGGGGCGCGCACCACGTCTGACGGCCACCTGCTGCGACGCCGTCTGCTACATCTCCTCTGCGGCGTATGCCGGGGAGGGGCAGAGTGCCGGGGTGCGGGCCTACTGCGAAGAGATCGAGGACGAGTTTAACGCCGTGGCGGTCGATCTGGCCCGAGAATAA
- a CDS encoding RNA-guided pseudouridylation complex pseudouridine synthase subunit Cbf5 produces the protein MTGQEEIPVPGSGIVVIDKPRGPSSHQVTAWVGDILGRRVGHAGTLDPQVSGVLVVMFGGAVRLAPVLLSHNKEYVCLMRLHGDVSREAVDRVAEEFVGRVYQRPPRKSAVKRNLRIRKIQEIEVLDMEGRLVLFRVRCDAGTYIRTLCVHMGYTLGVCAHMQELRRIRSGPFDETAAVSLHELADAAAAAREGNLVPLQQMILSPGAAVADLPKVVIRDTAVDAVCHGAVLAGVGVTGREGGFGKGEVVAIMTGRGELVGLGKALVSSSALKPGEPGLVVAPTTVLMQPGTYPRGWKTHAGEPRR, from the coding sequence ATGACCGGTCAGGAAGAGATCCCCGTCCCCGGATCGGGGATCGTCGTCATCGACAAACCCCGGGGCCCGAGCAGCCACCAGGTGACCGCGTGGGTTGGGGATATCCTGGGGCGGCGGGTGGGCCACGCTGGAACCCTCGACCCCCAGGTCTCGGGGGTGCTCGTCGTCATGTTCGGCGGCGCTGTTCGGCTCGCCCCCGTGCTCCTCTCGCACAACAAGGAGTATGTCTGCCTAATGAGGCTCCACGGCGATGTATCGAGGGAGGCCGTGGACCGGGTGGCTGAGGAGTTTGTCGGCCGGGTCTACCAGCGGCCGCCCCGGAAGAGCGCGGTGAAGCGGAACCTCCGGATCAGGAAGATCCAGGAGATCGAGGTCCTGGACATGGAAGGCAGACTCGTCCTCTTCAGGGTCAGGTGCGATGCCGGGACCTACATCAGGACACTCTGCGTCCACATGGGCTACACCCTCGGGGTCTGCGCGCACATGCAGGAACTGCGGAGGATACGCTCAGGGCCGTTTGACGAGACCGCGGCGGTCTCGCTCCACGAACTCGCCGATGCCGCTGCAGCGGCACGGGAGGGAAATCTCGTCCCACTTCAGCAGATGATCCTCTCCCCCGGAGCCGCCGTCGCCGACCTCCCGAAGGTCGTCATCCGCGACACCGCGGTCGATGCGGTCTGCCACGGCGCTGTGCTCGCCGGGGTGGGGGTCACCGGCAGGGAAGGCGGGTTTGGAAAGGGCGAGGTCGTCGCGATCATGACCGGGCGCGGCGAACTCGTGGGGCTCGGGAAGGCCCTCGTCAGTTCGTCGGCACTGAAACCCGGGGAACCCGGGCTGGTCGTTGCCCCCACCACCGTCCTGATGCAGCCCGGCACCTACCCCCGGGGCTGGAAGACGCACGCCGGAGAGCCGCGGAGGTAG